A region of the Conyzicola lurida genome:
GGCTTTATGGGTTCCCAGAACATGATCGACCCGAGCTACAACAAGAGGGGCAACATCAAGCGCGGACTGCAGTGGAAAGACCTCATGGTGCGGCTGCAGGGCCCGATCGTCGCCGGCGTCAACGCCATCTTCATCACCGACTGGTACGCCGAGACCGGCGAACTGCTCACTCGCGAGACCGACCCGATCCACGAGCTCCCCGTCGACAGCGCGCTCGACTGCCAGGTCGTGCCGAGCGGCCCCGGGTTCGACAAAGAGAACAACCTGCGCCTGTTCAACGCGTTGGTCTACAGCGCCCAGCGCCGGCTCGTCGTCGTGAGCCCGTACTTCGTGCCGGACGACTCGATGCTCTACGCGATCACGACCGCCGCCGAACGCGGCGTCGAGGTCCAGCTGTTCGCCTGCGAAGTCGCCGACCAGGTCATGGTCTACCACGCGCAGCGCTCGTACTACGAGACGCTGCTCGACGCGGGCGTACGCATCTTCCTCTACGAGCGGCCGGTCGTGCTGCACGCGAAGCACTTCACCGTCGACGAGGAAGTCGCCGTCGTCGGCTCGAGCAACATGGACATGCGCTCGTTCAGCCTCAATTTCGAGGTGTCGCTGATGGTGCGCGGCCGTGCGTTCGTCGACAGGCTGCGCGCGGTGGAGGACGACTACCGGTCGCACTCGCGCGAGCTCACCCTTGAGGAATGGCGCGCCCGCCCGGTGCAGTCGCAAGTGCTGGACAACGCAGCGCGCCTCACGGCGACCGTGCAGTGACCTAGGCGGCCGCCGGGTCGCGGTCGACCGCGTCGACGGCGGCGGTCATCGACGTGAGGAAGGACGCGACCAGGGCGGCATCTTCGGGCTTCAGGGAGCGGGTCACCTCGATCATCCGCGCGTGCATCGCGCCGAGGGTCTGACGCACCTCGTC
Encoded here:
- the cls gene encoding cardiolipin synthase gives rise to the protein MNWRAVLKTLPTVLAVVNIIIRVAALVTIPRDRRPTSAMAWLVTVFALPIPGALAFLLFGSTKLPQERRDKQSEINSFIVDTTDGLDLVRKDESWPKWFESVVELNKTLGAMPLVGGNAAELLPDYAPSIAAMTRAVEKAERYVHVEFYIFTRDDTTRAFFDALKAAHDRGVTVRVLYDHWATILNPQGRPTRAWLRESGIPFKEMLPFKPFRSAWRRPDLRNHRKVLVIDGTVGFMGSQNMIDPSYNKRGNIKRGLQWKDLMVRLQGPIVAGVNAIFITDWYAETGELLTRETDPIHELPVDSALDCQVVPSGPGFDKENNLRLFNALVYSAQRRLVVVSPYFVPDDSMLYAITTAAERGVEVQLFACEVADQVMVYHAQRSYYETLLDAGVRIFLYERPVVLHAKHFTVDEEVAVVGSSNMDMRSFSLNFEVSLMVRGRAFVDRLRAVEDDYRSHSRELTLEEWRARPVQSQVLDNAARLTATVQ